In Streptomyces sp. SN-593, a single genomic region encodes these proteins:
- a CDS encoding DUF3631 domain-containing protein — MQPTTRAVSGASPKTAWPPVAIPGQAQHAAAQPIREAGSPSPGERLTARALSAAGRAADASDRLTATPGQPAGVGDRVTAVTDREPVTGPGQPVGPVGPEGSVPATEGADLLTEVRSAVARYVIMPSSEALDAVTLWIAATHLQPAWQHAPRLAVVGPAKRCGKSRLLDVLHDTVHDPFITVNSTPAAIFRSITERPPTLLVDEADTIFGSVKVAEKNEEMRGLLNSGHQRNRPTTRVVGPEHKPTKFATFAMAALAGIGDLPDTIMDRAVVVRMRRRGPGESVRPFRARRDTPILHALRDRLAGWLVPLTDTAAALEPVMPVEDRAADTWEPLVAVADLAGGVWPDRARAACRVMTAHEEGQDQDNGLKTRILTDIRAAFAGYGDPDALSTQSLLSALNADPEGPWREYGTGGLTPRGLQLLLKDYGISAANRRFPGDTQRRGFTRNQFTDAWARYCPRPEPESTAVR; from the coding sequence ATGCAGCCTACGACCCGCGCCGTCAGCGGCGCATCCCCGAAAACGGCCTGGCCTCCGGTCGCGATACCCGGTCAGGCGCAGCACGCCGCCGCGCAGCCGATCCGGGAGGCCGGTTCGCCGTCTCCCGGTGAACGGTTGACCGCGCGTGCCTTGTCGGCCGCTGGCCGGGCGGCGGACGCGTCTGACCGGCTGACCGCGACGCCCGGTCAACCGGCCGGGGTGGGTGACCGGGTGACCGCGGTCACTGACCGGGAGCCGGTCACCGGGCCCGGTCAGCCGGTCGGTCCGGTTGGTCCGGAGGGCAGCGTCCCGGCGACGGAGGGCGCTGACCTGCTGACCGAGGTGCGGTCAGCGGTCGCCCGGTACGTGATCATGCCGTCCAGCGAGGCCCTGGACGCGGTCACCTTGTGGATAGCAGCCACCCACCTCCAGCCCGCGTGGCAGCACGCGCCGCGTCTGGCGGTGGTGGGTCCGGCGAAGCGGTGCGGGAAGTCGCGGCTGCTGGACGTCCTCCACGACACCGTCCACGACCCGTTCATCACGGTGAACTCGACCCCGGCGGCGATCTTCCGGTCGATCACCGAACGGCCGCCGACGCTGCTGGTGGACGAGGCGGACACCATCTTCGGCAGCGTGAAGGTGGCGGAGAAGAACGAGGAGATGCGCGGCCTGCTCAACTCCGGGCACCAGCGCAACCGCCCCACCACCCGGGTCGTCGGGCCGGAGCACAAGCCGACCAAGTTCGCGACGTTCGCGATGGCGGCGCTGGCCGGGATCGGGGACCTGCCGGACACGATCATGGACCGTGCGGTTGTGGTGCGGATGCGCCGCCGGGGCCCGGGGGAGAGCGTGCGGCCTTTCCGTGCCCGCCGGGACACCCCGATCCTGCACGCGCTGCGCGACCGGCTGGCCGGGTGGCTGGTGCCGTTGACCGATACGGCGGCAGCTTTGGAGCCGGTGATGCCGGTGGAGGACCGGGCGGCGGACACCTGGGAGCCGCTGGTGGCCGTCGCCGACCTGGCCGGCGGCGTATGGCCGGATCGGGCGAGGGCGGCGTGCCGGGTGATGACCGCCCACGAGGAGGGCCAGGACCAGGACAACGGGCTGAAGACCCGCATCCTCACCGACATCCGGGCCGCCTTCGCCGGATACGGGGACCCAGACGCCCTGTCCACGCAGTCCCTGCTCAGCGCCCTGAACGCGGACCCGGAGGGCCCGTGGCGGGAGTACGGCACCGGCGGCCTGACCCCGCGCGGCCTCCAACTGCTGCTGAAGGACTACGGGATCAGCGCGGCCAACCGCCGCTTCCCCGGGGACACCCAGCGCCGGGGCTTCACCCGCAACCAGTTCACCGACGCCTGGGCGCGTTACTGCCCCCGCCCCGAACCGGAGTCCACAGCCGTGCGGTGA
- the gyrA gene encoding DNA gyrase subunit A: MADETPNTPPVPDLPASEMDERNESGGLRIEPVGLETEMQRSYLDYAMSVIVSRALPDVRDGLKPVHRRVLYAMYDGGYRPEKGFYKCARVVGDVMGTYHPHGDSSIYDALVRLAQPWSMRMPLVDSNGNFGSPGNDPAAAMRYTECKMAPLAMEMVRDIDEETVDFTDNYDGRNQEPTVLPSRFPNLLINGSAGIAVGMATNIPPHNLREVADGAQWFLANPEAGAEELLDALVERIKGPDFPTGALVVGRRGIEDAYRTGRGSITMRAVVEVEEIQNRQCLVVTELPYQTNPDNLAQKIADLVKDGRIGGIADVRDETSSRTGQRLVIVLKRDAVAKVVLNNLYKHTDLQSNFGANMLALVDGVPRTLSLDAFIRNWVNHQVEVIVRRTRFRLRKAEERAHILRGLLKALDAIDEVIALIRRSDTVETAREGLMGLLTIDEIQANAILEMQLRRLAALERQKIIAEHDELQAKINEYNAILASPERQRQIISEELQAIVDKYGDDRRSKLVPFDGDMSIEDLIAEEDIVVTITRGGYVKRTKTEDYRSQKRGGKGVRGTKLKQDDIVDHFFVTTTHQWLLFFTNKGRVYRAKAYELPDAGRDARGQHVANLLAFQPDERIAQILAIKDYEAAPYLVLATKSGLVKKTALKDYDSPRSGGVIAINLRDAGVAEEGAAAESDELIGAELVSAEDDLLLVSRKAQCIRFTATDEALRPMGRATSGVKGMSFREGDELLSMNVVRPGTFVFTATDGGYAKRTRVDEYRVQGRGGLGIKAAKIVEDRGSLVGALVVEETDEILAITLSGGVIRTRVNEVRETGRDTMGVQLINLGKRDAVVGIARNAEAEDDPDGVELDGAESDEQDGVAAQAAAQDDTSTTGHDAAAPGEAPAAGEPEE; this comes from the coding sequence ATGGCCGACGAGACCCCCAACACCCCTCCCGTGCCCGACCTCCCCGCGTCCGAGATGGACGAGCGCAACGAGTCCGGCGGACTGCGCATCGAGCCCGTCGGGCTCGAGACGGAGATGCAGCGCAGCTACCTCGACTACGCGATGTCCGTCATCGTCTCGCGCGCCCTGCCGGACGTGCGCGACGGCCTCAAGCCGGTGCACCGCCGGGTGCTCTACGCGATGTACGACGGCGGCTACCGGCCGGAGAAGGGCTTCTACAAGTGCGCCCGCGTCGTCGGCGACGTGATGGGCACCTACCACCCGCACGGCGACTCCTCGATCTACGACGCGCTGGTCCGCCTGGCGCAGCCGTGGTCGATGCGGATGCCGCTGGTCGACTCCAACGGCAACTTCGGCTCGCCGGGCAACGACCCGGCCGCCGCCATGCGGTACACCGAGTGCAAGATGGCGCCGCTGGCCATGGAGATGGTCCGGGACATCGACGAGGAGACCGTCGACTTCACGGACAACTACGACGGCCGCAACCAGGAGCCGACGGTCCTGCCGTCCCGGTTCCCGAACCTGCTGATCAACGGCTCGGCCGGGATCGCGGTCGGCATGGCCACCAACATCCCCCCGCACAACCTGCGGGAGGTCGCCGACGGCGCCCAGTGGTTCCTGGCCAACCCGGAGGCGGGTGCCGAGGAACTCCTCGACGCGCTGGTCGAGCGGATCAAGGGCCCGGACTTCCCGACCGGCGCCCTGGTGGTCGGCCGCCGCGGCATCGAGGACGCGTACCGCACCGGCCGCGGCTCGATCACCATGCGCGCGGTCGTCGAGGTCGAGGAGATCCAGAACCGGCAGTGCCTGGTCGTCACCGAGCTGCCGTACCAGACCAACCCGGACAACCTCGCGCAGAAGATCGCCGACCTGGTGAAGGACGGCCGGATCGGCGGGATCGCGGACGTCCGCGACGAGACCTCCTCGCGGACCGGCCAGCGCCTGGTGATCGTGCTCAAGCGCGACGCCGTCGCCAAGGTCGTGCTCAACAACCTCTACAAGCACACCGACCTGCAGTCGAACTTCGGCGCCAACATGCTGGCGCTGGTCGACGGGGTGCCGCGCACGCTGTCGCTGGACGCGTTCATCCGCAACTGGGTGAACCACCAGGTCGAGGTCATCGTCCGGCGCACCCGCTTCCGGCTGCGCAAGGCCGAGGAGCGCGCCCACATCCTGCGCGGCCTGCTCAAGGCGCTCGACGCGATCGACGAGGTCATCGCGCTGATCCGGCGCAGCGACACGGTCGAGACCGCGCGCGAGGGCCTGATGGGCCTGCTGACGATCGACGAGATCCAGGCCAACGCGATCCTGGAGATGCAGCTGCGCCGGCTGGCCGCCCTGGAGCGGCAGAAGATCATCGCCGAGCACGACGAGCTGCAGGCGAAGATCAACGAGTACAACGCGATCCTCGCCTCGCCCGAGCGGCAGCGGCAGATCATCAGCGAGGAACTGCAGGCGATCGTCGACAAGTACGGCGACGACCGGCGCAGCAAGCTGGTGCCCTTCGACGGTGACATGTCCATCGAGGACCTGATCGCCGAGGAGGACATCGTCGTCACGATCACCCGTGGCGGCTACGTCAAGCGCACCAAGACCGAGGACTACCGCTCGCAGAAGCGCGGCGGGAAGGGCGTGCGCGGCACCAAGCTGAAGCAGGACGACATCGTCGACCACTTCTTTGTCACAACCACGCACCAATGGCTGCTGTTCTTCACGAACAAGGGACGCGTCTACCGCGCCAAGGCGTACGAGCTCCCGGACGCCGGACGGGACGCCCGCGGGCAGCACGTGGCGAACCTGCTGGCCTTCCAGCCGGACGAGCGGATCGCCCAGATCCTGGCCATCAAGGACTACGAGGCGGCGCCGTACCTGGTGCTCGCCACCAAGTCCGGCCTGGTGAAGAAGACCGCGCTGAAGGACTACGACTCCCCGCGTTCCGGCGGCGTGATCGCGATCAACCTGCGGGACGCCGGGGTGGCCGAGGAGGGCGCCGCGGCCGAGTCCGACGAGCTGATCGGCGCCGAGCTGGTGTCCGCCGAGGACGACTTGTTGCTGGTCAGCCGCAAGGCGCAGTGCATCCGCTTCACCGCGACGGACGAGGCGCTGCGGCCGATGGGCCGGGCCACCTCGGGGGTCAAGGGCATGAGTTTCCGCGAGGGTGACGAACTCCTCTCCATGAACGTGGTCAGGCCCGGTACGTTCGTCTTCACCGCCACCGACGGCGGGTACGCCAAGCGCACGCGGGTCGACGAGTACCGCGTGCAGGGGCGCGGCGGACTCGGGATCAAGGCGGCCAAGATCGTGGAGGACCGGGGCTCTCTGGTCGGTGCGCTGGTGGTCGAGGAGACCGACGAGATCCTCGCCATCACGCTCAGCGGCGGCGTGATCCGGACGCGGGTCAACGAGGTCAGGGAGACCGGTCGTGACACCATGGGCGTTCAGCTCATCAACCTCGGCAAGCGGGACGCGGTGGTAGGTATCGCGCGGAACGCCGAAGCGGAGGATGATCCGGACGGCGTGGAGTTGGACGGCGCGGAGTCTGACGAGCAGGACGGCGTGGCGGCGCAGGCGGCTGCGCAGGACGACACGAGCACGACAGGGCATGACGCTGCGGCCCCGGGCGAGGCGCCCGCGGCCGGTGAACCAGAGGAGTAA
- the gyrB gene encoding DNA topoisomerase (ATP-hydrolyzing) subunit B, which produces MLCQKGRFVADSGNPNENSNKSYDASAITVLEGLEAVRKRPGMYIGSTGERGLHHLVQEVVDNSVDEAMAGHADTIDVTILADGGVRVVDNGRGIPVGIIPSEGKPAVEVVLTVLHAGGKFGGGGYAVSGGLHGVGVSVVNALSTRVAVEVRTDGYRWTQDYKLGVPTAPLAKHEASADTGTSVTFWADPDIFETTDYSFETLSRRLQEMAFLNKGLRIALTDERPDHVDEEGKPLAASYYYEGGIVDYVRYLNSRKGEMVHPTVIDIEAEDKERLLSVEVAMQWNTQYSEGVYSFANTIHTHEGGTHEEGFRAALTGLVNRYAREKKLLREKDDNLTGEDIREGLTAIISVKLGEPQFEGQTKTKLGNTEAKTYVQKVVHEHLTDWLDRNPNEATDIIRKSIQAATARVAARKARDLTRRKGLLESASLPGKLSDCQSNDPTKCEIFIVEGDSAGGSAKSGRNPQYQAILPIRGKILNVEKARIDKILQNQEIQALISAFGTGVHEDFDIDKLRYHKIILMADADVDGQHINTLLLTFLFRFMRPLVEAGHVYLSRPPLFKVKWGRDDWEYAYSDRERDALVELGKQSGKRIREDSIQRFKGLGEMNAEELRVTTMDIDHRVLGKVTLDDAAQADDLFSVLMGEDVEARRTFIQRNAKDVRFLDI; this is translated from the coding sequence GTGCTGTGCCAGAAAGGGCGCTTCGTGGCCGATTCCGGCAACCCCAACGAGAACAGCAACAAGTCCTACGACGCCAGTGCGATCACCGTGCTGGAAGGACTCGAGGCGGTGCGCAAGCGCCCCGGCATGTACATCGGCTCGACCGGTGAGCGGGGCCTGCACCACCTCGTGCAGGAGGTCGTGGACAACTCGGTCGACGAGGCGATGGCCGGCCATGCCGACACCATCGACGTCACGATCCTCGCCGACGGCGGCGTGCGCGTGGTGGACAACGGGCGCGGCATCCCGGTCGGCATCATTCCCTCGGAGGGCAAGCCGGCGGTCGAGGTCGTGCTGACCGTGCTGCACGCCGGCGGCAAGTTCGGCGGCGGCGGCTACGCGGTCTCCGGCGGTCTGCACGGCGTCGGCGTCTCGGTGGTCAACGCGCTGTCGACGCGCGTCGCCGTCGAGGTCCGCACCGACGGGTACCGCTGGACGCAGGACTACAAGCTCGGCGTGCCGACGGCTCCGCTGGCCAAGCACGAGGCCAGCGCGGACACCGGCACCTCGGTCACCTTCTGGGCCGACCCCGACATCTTCGAGACCACCGACTACTCCTTCGAGACGCTCTCCCGGCGGCTTCAGGAGATGGCCTTCCTCAACAAGGGCCTGCGGATCGCGCTGACCGACGAGCGCCCCGACCACGTGGACGAGGAGGGCAAGCCGCTGGCCGCGTCGTACTACTACGAGGGCGGCATCGTCGACTACGTGCGGTACCTCAACTCGCGCAAGGGCGAGATGGTCCACCCCACGGTGATCGACATCGAGGCGGAGGACAAGGAGCGGCTGCTGTCGGTCGAGGTCGCGATGCAGTGGAACACCCAGTACAGCGAGGGTGTCTACAGCTTCGCGAACACGATCCACACCCATGAGGGCGGCACCCACGAGGAGGGCTTCCGCGCGGCGCTGACCGGCCTGGTCAACCGCTACGCGCGGGAGAAGAAGCTGCTGCGCGAGAAGGACGACAACCTCACCGGCGAGGACATCCGCGAGGGCCTGACCGCGATCATCTCGGTCAAGCTCGGCGAGCCGCAGTTCGAGGGCCAGACGAAGACGAAGCTCGGCAACACCGAGGCGAAGACGTACGTCCAGAAGGTCGTGCACGAGCACCTCACCGACTGGCTGGACCGCAATCCCAACGAGGCCACGGACATCATCCGCAAGTCGATCCAGGCGGCCACCGCCCGGGTCGCGGCCCGCAAGGCGCGGGACCTCACCCGCCGCAAGGGGCTGCTGGAGTCCGCGTCGCTCCCCGGCAAGCTGAGCGACTGCCAGTCGAACGACCCGACGAAGTGCGAGATCTTCATCGTCGAGGGTGACTCCGCCGGCGGCTCGGCGAAGTCCGGCCGCAACCCGCAGTACCAGGCGATCCTCCCGATCCGCGGCAAGATCCTCAACGTGGAGAAGGCCAGGATCGACAAGATCCTGCAGAACCAGGAGATCCAGGCGCTGATCTCGGCCTTCGGCACCGGAGTGCACGAGGACTTCGACATCGACAAGCTCCGCTACCACAAGATCATCCTGATGGCGGACGCCGACGTGGACGGCCAGCACATCAACACCCTGCTGCTGACCTTCCTCTTCCGGTTCATGCGCCCGCTGGTCGAGGCCGGGCACGTGTACCTCTCCCGCCCCCCGCTGTTCAAGGTGAAGTGGGGCCGCGACGACTGGGAGTACGCCTACTCCGACCGCGAGCGCGACGCGCTGGTCGAGCTGGGCAAGCAGAGCGGGAAGCGCATCCGCGAGGACTCGATCCAGCGCTTCAAGGGCCTCGGCGAGATGAACGCCGAGGAGCTGCGGGTCACCACCATGGACATCGACCACCGCGTGCTCGGCAAGGTCACCCTGGACGACGCGGCGCAGGCCGACGACCTGTTCTCGGTCCTGATGGGCGAGGACGTGGAGGCGCGCCGCACCTTCATCCAGCGCAACGCCAAGGACGTCCGGTTCCTGGACATCTGA
- a CDS encoding DUF721 domain-containing protein, whose protein sequence is MSDAERARARRGESGGAVPRQDGAAPAAGPGEVPGEASGRSPGEASGGAGQAAPGGASGVDLARVALRAAKEQARARGAAAVQKKQARRGGLRSGARADGRDPLPLGAAINRLITERGWEAPAAVGGVMGRWPQLVGPEVALHCAPDRYDEDERVLTVQCDSTAWATQLRLLAPTLVARLNADLGHGTVRMIKVLAPAGPSRSYGRLRAPGSRGPGDTYG, encoded by the coding sequence ATGAGCGACGCAGAGCGGGCACGGGCCCGGCGCGGGGAGAGCGGCGGGGCCGTACCCCGGCAGGACGGCGCGGCTCCGGCCGCCGGCCCGGGTGAGGTCCCCGGTGAGGCTTCCGGCAGGTCCCCGGGTGAGGCTTCGGGCGGGGCCGGGCAGGCGGCGCCGGGCGGCGCGTCGGGTGTGGACCTCGCCCGGGTGGCGCTGCGCGCGGCCAAGGAGCAGGCGCGCGCCCGGGGTGCGGCGGCGGTGCAGAAGAAGCAGGCCCGCCGCGGCGGGCTGCGCAGCGGCGCCCGGGCGGACGGCCGCGACCCGCTGCCGCTGGGCGCGGCGATCAACCGGCTCATCACCGAGCGCGGTTGGGAGGCGCCGGCCGCAGTCGGAGGGGTGATGGGCCGCTGGCCGCAGCTTGTCGGTCCGGAGGTCGCGCTGCACTGCGCGCCGGACCGGTACGACGAGGACGAGCGGGTGCTGACCGTCCAGTGCGACTCGACCGCGTGGGCGACGCAGCTCCGGCTGCTCGCTCCGACGCTGGTGGCGCGGCTCAACGCCGACCTCGGGCACGGCACGGTGCGGATGATCAAGGTGCTGGCGCCGGCCGGGCCGAGCCGGTCGTACGGCAGGCTGCGGGCTCCCGGCAGCCGCGGTCCGGGTGACACGTACGGGTGA
- a CDS encoding DUF3566 domain-containing protein, whose product MGAAGGSGRTGGAHGAGRPGGAHGSTGGTGQAGSADRSGPQEGGYTVTDTRQSPHEPPAAYAPPRPPGTPGGESGATGSSSAAGVRRPRPAARTAPRTRKARLRVAKADPWSVMKVSFLLSIALGICTIIAVAVLWMVLDTIGVFSTVGSTISDATSTEGGKGGFDLVSFLSLSRVMMFTTVIAVIDVVLATALATLGAFIYNLSSGFVGGVELTLAEDE is encoded by the coding sequence ATGGGCGCCGCGGGCGGGTCCGGCAGGACGGGTGGCGCCCATGGCGCCGGCCGGCCGGGCGGTGCCCATGGCTCGACCGGTGGCACCGGCCAGGCCGGCTCTGCGGACCGCAGTGGTCCGCAGGAGGGGGGATACACCGTGACCGACACCCGCCAGTCGCCGCACGAGCCGCCGGCCGCCTACGCGCCGCCCCGCCCCCCGGGCACGCCCGGCGGGGAGTCCGGCGCCACAGGCTCGTCGTCGGCCGCAGGCGTGCGCAGACCGCGGCCGGCGGCCCGTACGGCGCCGCGCACCCGCAAGGCGCGGCTGCGCGTGGCCAAGGCCGATCCGTGGTCGGTGATGAAGGTCAGCTTCCTGCTGTCCATCGCGCTGGGCATCTGCACGATCATCGCCGTCGCGGTGCTGTGGATGGTGCTCGACACCATCGGCGTGTTCAGCACCGTGGGCTCCACGATCAGCGACGCGACCTCCACCGAGGGCGGCAAGGGCGGCTTCGATCTGGTCAGCTTCCTGTCGCTGTCCCGCGTGATGATGTTCACCACGGTGATCGCCGTCATCGACGTGGTGCTCGCCACCGCGCTGGCGACGCTGGGCGCCTTCATCTACAACCTCTCCTCGGGCTTCGTGGGCGGCGTCGAGCTCACTCTGGCCGAGGACGAGTAA
- a CDS encoding helix-turn-helix transcriptional regulator has product MPNTQKTPDDRRPLATPAELSAYLGVPVATLYQWRHRGIGPKVHKLGRHLRYRWTEIEAWVDQQSVDLAA; this is encoded by the coding sequence ATGCCCAACACACAGAAGACCCCCGATGACCGGCGCCCGTTGGCCACTCCGGCTGAGTTGTCGGCCTACCTCGGGGTCCCGGTCGCCACGCTCTACCAGTGGCGGCACCGGGGGATCGGGCCGAAGGTCCACAAGCTCGGCCGCCACCTGCGCTACAGGTGGACGGAGATCGAGGCGTGGGTGGACCAGCAGTCGGTGGACCTGGCGGCCTGA
- a CDS encoding tyrosine-type recombinase/integrase, whose product MARVWIEDRAGHTAYQRAVAKAKQAGRTPPGRWRVRWYGPDGKPKAKTFVLKVKADDFRSQLQARLGDGTYRDPAAGRVSFAVVAESWFESQLHLKRSSRARYRIALDTHVIPRWGSTPVDKIQYDDIAAWLTELAAGTTTNGRPQGARSIRKTYVVLSRVLGFAVKSRRLAFNPATGIPLPAINPTDHVYLDEVQVEALAEAAAEYRAFILLLAYTGLRWGEASALKVGRLDLTARRAHIVEAFGLDSGKLYLDTPKNHERRSVPLSAFLIDELRPHLESRDPGELLFTGPQGGALRASNFVRRVFDPAVAAAGLGHLHVTPHKLRHTAASLAIASGADINVVQTMLGHKSATMTLDVYGHLFPDRLDEVSKKMHKRRARVLAKAKAKAEKAARKAQRAAAKLATLEHTAV is encoded by the coding sequence ATGGCCCGCGTCTGGATCGAGGACCGCGCCGGCCACACCGCGTACCAGCGCGCGGTCGCCAAGGCCAAGCAAGCCGGACGCACGCCGCCCGGCCGCTGGCGCGTGCGCTGGTACGGCCCTGACGGCAAGCCAAAAGCGAAGACCTTCGTCCTCAAGGTGAAGGCGGACGACTTCCGCTCCCAGCTCCAGGCCCGGCTCGGCGACGGTACGTACCGCGACCCTGCCGCTGGCCGTGTCTCGTTCGCCGTGGTCGCCGAGTCATGGTTCGAGAGCCAACTCCATCTCAAGCGCTCCAGCCGGGCCCGCTACCGGATCGCGCTGGACACGCACGTTATCCCCAGGTGGGGATCCACGCCTGTGGACAAAATTCAGTACGACGACATCGCCGCGTGGCTGACCGAACTGGCCGCAGGCACGACGACCAACGGACGTCCCCAGGGGGCCCGTTCGATCCGCAAGACCTACGTCGTCCTCAGCCGTGTACTCGGCTTCGCCGTGAAGTCCCGCCGCCTCGCCTTCAACCCGGCTACCGGCATACCGCTGCCCGCTATCAACCCGACCGACCACGTGTACCTGGACGAGGTCCAGGTCGAAGCCCTCGCCGAAGCCGCCGCCGAATACCGGGCCTTCATCCTGCTACTCGCCTACACCGGGCTCCGCTGGGGTGAAGCCTCCGCTTTGAAGGTCGGCCGACTCGACCTCACCGCCCGCCGGGCCCACATCGTGGAGGCGTTCGGCCTCGACAGCGGCAAGCTCTACCTGGACACACCCAAGAACCACGAACGGCGGTCCGTGCCCCTCAGCGCCTTCCTCATCGACGAGCTGAGGCCGCACCTCGAAAGCCGCGATCCCGGCGAACTGCTCTTCACCGGCCCACAGGGCGGTGCCCTGCGCGCAAGCAACTTCGTCCGCCGGGTCTTCGATCCAGCCGTTGCGGCGGCTGGCCTCGGCCACCTCCACGTCACACCTCACAAACTCCGCCACACCGCCGCCTCACTCGCCATAGCCAGCGGTGCCGACATCAACGTCGTCCAGACCATGCTCGGCCACAAGTCCGCCACCATGACCCTCGACGTCTACGGCCACCTCTTCCCCGACCGCTTGGACGAGGTCTCCAAGAAGATGCACAAGCGCCGCGCCCGCGTTCTAGCCAAAGCGAAGGCCAAAGCGGAGAAGGCGGCCCGCAAGGCCCAGCGAGCGGCGGCGAAGCTCGCGACGCTGGAGCACACAGCAGTGTAG
- a CDS encoding serine/threonine-protein kinase, which produces MGEVFAGRYELVDPIGHGGVGAVWRAWDRRRRRYVAAKLLQQSDAHALLRFVREQALRIDHPHVLAPASWAADDDKVLFTMDLVCGGSLSHLVAEYGPLPPHLVCVLLDQLLAGLSAVHAEGVVHRDIKPANVLLEATGTRSPHIRLSDFGIAMRKGDARLTETNYVVGTPGYFAPEQLLGAEPDFAADLYATGLVALYLLGGRKPDAQAVQDRFLEMGMPPAPVGVPGPLWQVVGTLLQPDPYARFRTATGARKALAAAMELLPGAAPDEEPVEIFDQIGPLPPGFGPQGPTAAARAAAGPEPAAPYGPPADPVPVPPRPALPPDGSQAGPHPTPPAGHPAGYGPLPHPAAMNGLAAQGVPARPTSAPTPTPTPPAPPAAAPDPSPPPLRMPSAPPSPAPYAPPGEPVSGPQPPGGRRQARHAAPTAHAAPEAAPAPAAAPGLPPEPPTHPPTRADHRALPLPEPAPYAGPAPSAATPSGPAATPSTPDPDASADTASTGVPARRAKPGPPAKVAVPVLVLALLCFAVGVAALMAS; this is translated from the coding sequence ATGGGCGAGGTCTTCGCGGGTCGGTACGAGCTGGTGGACCCGATCGGGCACGGCGGGGTCGGGGCGGTATGGCGGGCATGGGACCGCCGCAGGCGGCGCTACGTGGCCGCCAAGCTGCTCCAGCAGAGCGATGCCCACGCCCTGCTGCGCTTCGTCCGGGAGCAGGCGCTGCGGATCGACCACCCGCACGTGCTGGCACCTGCCAGTTGGGCCGCCGACGACGACAAGGTGCTGTTCACCATGGACCTGGTGTGCGGCGGCTCGCTCTCACACCTGGTCGCGGAGTACGGCCCGCTGCCGCCGCACCTGGTCTGCGTGCTGCTCGACCAGTTGCTGGCCGGGCTGAGCGCCGTGCACGCCGAGGGGGTCGTGCACCGGGACATCAAGCCCGCCAACGTCCTGCTGGAGGCGACCGGCACCCGCTCGCCGCACATCCGCCTGTCGGACTTCGGGATCGCGATGCGCAAGGGCGACGCCCGGCTCACCGAGACCAACTACGTCGTCGGCACGCCCGGCTACTTCGCCCCGGAGCAACTGCTCGGCGCCGAGCCGGACTTCGCCGCGGACCTGTACGCGACCGGCCTCGTCGCGCTCTACCTGCTGGGCGGCCGCAAGCCGGACGCCCAGGCGGTGCAGGACCGGTTCCTGGAGATGGGCATGCCGCCGGCGCCGGTGGGCGTGCCGGGGCCGCTGTGGCAGGTGGTCGGCACCCTGCTCCAGCCGGACCCGTACGCGCGGTTCCGTACGGCGACGGGCGCGCGCAAGGCGCTCGCGGCCGCCATGGAACTGCTGCCGGGGGCCGCACCGGACGAGGAGCCGGTGGAGATCTTCGACCAGATCGGGCCGCTGCCCCCGGGGTTCGGGCCGCAGGGGCCGACCGCCGCGGCCAGGGCGGCCGCCGGTCCGGAGCCCGCGGCACCCTACGGCCCGCCGGCCGACCCCGTCCCCGTCCCCCCGCGGCCGGCCCTGCCCCCGGACGGGAGCCAGGCGGGCCCGCACCCCACACCGCCCGCGGGCCACCCGGCCGGGTACGGTCCGCTGCCGCACCCCGCGGCCATGAACGGCCTCGCGGCGCAGGGCGTCCCCGCCCGCCCGACATCGGCGCCCACTCCCACCCCCACGCCCCCCGCTCCGCCCGCCGCCGCTCCCGACCCCTCGCCTCCGCCGCTCCGGATGCCCTCTGCGCCTCCCTCGCCGGCGCCGTACGCACCGCCCGGGGAGCCCGTGTCGGGCCCGCAGCCGCCCGGCGGGCGCCGGCAGGCCCGGCACGCCGCCCCGACCGCGCACGCGGCCCCTGAGGCCGCTCCGGCCCCCGCCGCCGCTCCCGGTCTCCCGCCGGAACCGCCGACACACCCGCCCACCCGCGCGGACCACCGGGCGCTGCCCCTCCCGGAGCCCGCGCCGTACGCCGGGCCCGCGCCGTCCGCTGCCACGCCGTCCGGACCCGCTGCCACCCCTTCCACCCCGGACCCCGATGCCTCCGCGGACACCGCCTCCACGGGCGTCCCGGCCCGCCGGGCGAAGCCGGGCCCGCCGGCCAAGGTCGCGGTCCCCGTCCTGGTGCTGGCGCTGCTCTGCTTCGCGGTCGGCGTCGCGGCGCTCATGGCCTCCTGA
- a CDS encoding DLW-39 family protein, with translation MKKILLIALAAVAGLFVYRQIQADRAEQDLWTEATDTVPGGSDTDV, from the coding sequence ATGAAGAAGATTCTCCTGATCGCCCTGGCCGCCGTCGCCGGGCTGTTCGTGTACCGGCAGATCCAGGCGGATCGCGCCGAGCAGGACCTGTGGACGGAAGCCACTGACACGGTCCCGGGTGGTTCCGACACAGACGTGTGA